tTAGCTATTTTCATGGAGGTTATAAATAGGGATAGAGATACATTCAAGAAATTTGGGCGTTGCAATGTGGTCTGTCTTAGTGCAAGTAATTTTCCTTCTAGTTGCAATTCGATCGACTATTGTTTGTTTAGGGTGTGCGTGTAGGGTACAAGTAAATAAAGCTTCTTAATTTTAGTCGTTTGTTTTGTCCTTCATTTGAAAAGTTAAGTTCATGTATTCAAGTCCATAAAATTTCGTACATTAGCTGTAATTCCTTCCctttccaaacaaaatgaaattcaaatgCACGTAAGCTGACCTGGATACCtgaattattaaataaaataaaaaatttaactaaGACAGAGTTGCAAAGTAAGATGAGCGCAAAACACATCAAACGATCTGTTCTTGATAATTTTGACAAATGCCTTGATAATACCAAATTAGTGCTCCCACATATATAGAGAAGAGTCATTAACCATGTTAAGGTTGAAagaaaaacttaacaaaaaaagaaaaggaaaagcaaagcttaaacaatttttttcctcctcaaTTGAGCTCAATACCAAAAAGTCTAACACTTCTCTTCCTCTTGGATGCTAACCCCAGTCCCGAAAGCACCAACTTATGACGCTCACACTCTTCTTTCTCATCCTTAACCAACTCCAAGTTGACATTGACATTTGGTCCCAGTTTCAGACTTAAATCCACTTGTATATCCGCATTCTGGCTTATAATCCCTTCATCCACCGTACCGTTTCTTGATCCCTCAGTGTGACCTATATCGATAACAAAGAAGGATTGCCGTTCTTTCACTGGTTCTTGACCTTCGCATACGTAGAAACCAATGAGGTCGTTGGCCTTTAACCCCTTTTCCTTCACGAATCGATTCCAACCCCTTGTGAAAACAAAACTCTGGCTACTCTTCCAGTAACAGTACCGGAATTTCCATAGCCTCATCATCCTGTCGTATAAGAAGAGATGTACCTCATCCACCTTCCCACTGCCCGTATTTTCTTCCGTGTCCTCCGACATAGGAGGAAAGAACTTGACCGCATATTTCTTTGGGACGACAAGCCTATTAAGTTTGCCCACATCACTTGGTGtcaattctttttggaaaagaagtttaCAAGAAACACCAACATGCCCTTGGACCTTGATTAGGTTGACACCTATTTCACTTTCCCCCTTTTGGCTCCTCAGAAAGTCTTCAAGTTTTGATGGATATGATCCATCCCTTATCATGTTCAAAATCACTTCTGTACTATGAAGGTCCTGGAATTTAGGCTCATGAACTGTCATGTTGGTCCATGGAAAGTTTCTGTAGTTGTCTCCGGTACGAAGTTTGATGGAAGCACTATCGTACGCCATTGCGGCTTCAGTCTCTAATTTGAAGGTCCCTAACCAAATCCTCAGGTGATTTGCGTAGATTTGCGCTCCCCAATGCCCGTTTGGCTGTGGAACAACCCCTTTGAATTTCAGTGGTAATTCGGTTCCTTTGTTAATTCGTTGATGCTTTCTATCATGGATTCTTTGTCTGGTGTGTTTGGTGCTACTCCAATCGAAACCGACTGCGATTTCACTCTTTTTATCATCCACAACCATACTTACCGTCTCGTCTTTCATGGTCTGTACCTGAAGAAACGCGGCATGAAACAAACATAAATAAGAACACCATGCATGAACTATTGATTGCTTGTTGGACAAGTTACTAGCTGGCATAGACAAGTTATTAGCCAATAACCacaattaataaaagaaatCATGACGTTAAACttcgtttatgaaaaaaagaaagcttttAGGATACAAAAACTCAAGTCTTCAACATTTTAAAgagttaatttcttttttgtccCATAAACTATTTACATTTTTTCTACTTCATCCCTAAACTATGAAAACGATCTATTTCATCCCTTAACTTCCCAATTGTAACCCATTTGGTTTAATAGATAACAAGAGTCCAAATGTTGGGGCAGAAAAAAGTTCACTTGGCCATTGAACAAAAAAACTACGAGAACAGATAACTCGTGGAACCCCACTTAAATTTGTAAAAAGTTTTGAGGACcagtataaaaaattagctcgatcaGATGACCACAATAAATTGGATCCCCTAACTTGAGCAAACATATTGTTTTTATCTAACCAttgttttcatttgattttcaaacttgaattcggttttgatttttaatttgaCATAATCGGTGGTTTTCGGTTCGGTTTTGAATCAATATAGTAATATTTTTATCGAAACCCGAAACACGCGCATTCCCCCATTTATATACATATGGATAGCAATCAGGTTtggagaaaaatcaaaaaaaccaaactgcACAGATCTCCATCggtaaaaaaaagaacttcattaaattaggatagagtagattaggattaacgaataGCTAAAACAAAACGAGGCTTGCATTCAATAAAACAATAaatagggttttgtttttattcaaaccAGTAATAAGTGAAAATCAAACTCCTAATCGGTCAAGGCATGACATTATTGGAGTAAAGAAGAGTTCTAGTGGGATACAAAGGCATCAGAGAATTAATGTGCTAAAAGATAAAAGGTTGCACTCAATTAAACAAATGAGCAAATAATATAaatacaactttaaaacacatctTCGGACACAATTGAACCGTAGCCGTTCGATACAAGTAGGCTCTTACCTACGTGCATCGAACGATTATGGACACAGTTATTCTTGGACTTGTGTACGGAAGGCGCTTTCCTAGAGTTTTTGATAAACAATAACTCTAACTTTGTTTCGGAGAAGAGGATAGTCGACAGAGCAGGATCGAGATTTCCGTCACCGGCCGCCAAACTGTTCAAGGGTTCAGGGTTTAGTCGCCTgctaggggttttttttttctttttttccctgaaGGTTTATGAAGCTGCCATTAAATAAATATACTAAAGCGTTTTATGTCTCTCAAACTCTCTGAATAGTGTAGGAGAGACCTAATAAAAATGATGGCAAATTTTTCATGTTCTTATGCGAAGAACCGTAAGGGAGGGGGCAAGCTAGCTAGGGCTTTTTAATCCTGATGATTCtaagagaaataaagtaatctCTGGAGAAAAATTTGGAAGCAAATCCTCAATcagagattttattttattttcgtGTAATAAAGGCAAGTTTGTAATCAGGAGGAAAGAGATCAAAACACTTGATTAAATTAATTGATCTCTTGACAACCAAATTAAATAGAACGAAATAGGCAACTATTAGTCATacttgtcataatttagacaatAAAGATAAATTTTATCAGGCAAAAAACAACCttctatttggttttttttaaggcaaaaaaaattcCGTTAATCATTGAAATCTATAAGGGTCcggttgtaacgccccgattttccaaggaatttcggaagcattaataTATTATACTTAGCATAAATAATATTCTTATTATTACAAAATACGGAACAATATCTTCTTATTACAGCTTAAGGTTGACATTAATATGCTCTACCCCACATGTACGGAGGCCTTTGGGTGACATGACGTCACAGAGCAATAACTTAGAGCGACACTAGTTCTGATATGGATTCCAAGCATAATCTTGCTCAGTCTCTGCCCCTGGTATCTCTCCTGAATAGTACGGATCTGGCTCGCAAGGCTGATCTTCTATGCCATCGTTACCTGCAgcttctggcaaattgatcgccgaagcaaccgatttaccaggatacgaATGTATCCGTGAGTGAAAAAATCACCCAGTAGATACCTCTAAACCCATTAACCCATAACATACAAgcattaatataataatgagcATGAATAATAAAGTTACAGCAATTAGGAGCATATTATGAATTATCTTGTCCTTAAGTGTTTTCTAGATTTCTCTACCATGAGAAATAATCCTCCCAAACAACCTCTGAACTATGGCGACTCTGCCGATTTACCCTCCCCTTGCTTGCCCAGCCTGGGGTCCCAGACGAATAAGACCAAACTACGTGTCGGGTCGAACTCGGCTGTACCATCACAAggagcgaatgataaccaaccAACCGCGAGAAATGATACCCATACTCCGGTTTCATCCAATAAATCCACCCCCGGAATATCCGGAAGATAAATCCAACAGTGCCATAATCAGGGTTCGCAAGATGATAATCCACCGGTCTTAAACCACAAGTGCCGATACCGACGACCATTCTTTCAGGAAAACCCACGGTCCTCGGCCACTCTGGTTATCTCCTGACCGTAACGTCACAACTGTGACTATAAACAATAATTTCACTTTCCTTAGGGATTTAATGTCTAATCAATTTATTCCAACGTACGAATACCACCCGGGGTACCTATTGTTCAATTTCTACGTTCACGTAGTAACAATAAGGCAATAACGACTTTATTGAAATCCATGAAATTCGTTTCCACAATTTTATTATCTATAAtcacaaattaataattattactattttaatctttaataacaaattaataattattaccaTGTTAATCTTTaatgacaaattaataattattaccattttaatctttaatgataaattaataattattacgATTTTATAAAATAATCCACATATTACTAAAtagtttaaaataaatttttattttttttttacaataattatCACAAGGATGGTTATTACTTCTAATAATATTAAACTAATATTATAAATACTTTTTATCtacaaatttccttttcttttaaattaaataaaagtattaatttaaaatattttttttttttacatattatttGTATTTATCAATTAGTAAGAGGAATTTGAGCATACCTATAATCCAAATcccttttttttacaaaaatattactaaTTATCCACTTAATCTATTAGATAAATCAAAGTGATATAATTATCACGTTTTATACTAAACTGATATTATGCCGtcataaaataatatcaagtcagtagtttttcataataataatatcataaagattttaaaataaatatcaaaaggGTCATCGTCTACATAAACAATATCAAATAGATAGTCGGGACCAGAAATAATATCAGAATGGTGAATCTGGCAGAAAACGAACAGTaagctttctgtttttttttttttttgttcgtgcTCATTTGAAGCCCTTTTAACTCATCAAAACCACTCTATTATACTTAGGGAGAGTAGGAGAAGAGGTACATACCTTCGGTTTgatcaaaacaagttttaaacgagtttttgaaattttcggcTCGCCGGAGAAACGACCGGAGCACGGCTGATCGGTTCGGCTTTGGGGTTTTGGAGGAGGGTCCTGAGTTGCTTGAGGTGGTTATGGATGTTTGGAAGTGGTAATTCGGATTAAGAGGTGGTGCAAGTGGaaaacccacttttttttttcctcggtttctctctctaaacggcCATGGCCGGAGCTCGGTCTCTCTTCTAACTTCTCTACTGATTTATGGACACACAAAAGGGTGAAAGAGGGTTGagtttgctgtggttcggatGGAGAGGGGAAtggtggtatttatagaggtttggagagaaaaggagaggagagagatggccggaggtggtggtgggcgGCTGAAATTTGGCTGGAATTGGCTGGTGGCAGCTGGAGAAAGCTGTTGCCAGCTGGGTTTTTCTCTTTTGCAGGGAAATAGGctggaaaggagaagaaaagagagagaggggtgtgctcgggtgagagacagagagatggcagagagagggagaggaggaggaaaaatatTCTAGTGTGGGTGAGTGTAGGAATCGGTACGGGTATACGCCGAAACAAGTCTCGCGGTGATCGATCGTCtggttttcgattttttttt
The sequence above is a segment of the Rhododendron vialii isolate Sample 1 chromosome 13a, ASM3025357v1 genome. Coding sequences within it:
- the LOC131314125 gene encoding AP2/ERF and B3 domain-containing transcription factor At1g50680-like; the protein is MVVGIGTCGLRPVDYHLANPDYGTVGFIFRIFRGWIYWMKPEYGYHFSRLVGYHSLLVMRYLLGDFFTHGYIRILVNRLLRRSICQKLQVQTMKDETVSMVVDDKKSEIAVGFDWSSTKHTRQRIHDRKHQRINKGTELPLKFKGVVPQPNGHWGAQIYANHLRIWLGTFKLETEAAMAYDSASIKLRTGDNYRNFPWTNMTVHEPKFQDLHSTEVILNMIRDGSYPSKLEDFLRSQKGESEIGVNLIKVQGHVGVSCKLLFQKELTPSDVGKLNRLVVPKKYAVKFFPPMSEDTEENTGSGKVDEVHLFLYDRMMRLWKFRYCYWKSSQSFVFTRGWNRFVKEKGLKANDLIGFYVCEGQEPVKERQSFFVIDIGHTEGSRNGTVDEGIISQNADIQVDLSLKLGPNVNVNLELVKDEKEECERHKLVLSGLGLASKRKRSVRLFGIELN